The Bacillus sp. Y1 genome includes the window AGTGGGAGTCTACAAGGATCGCGTCATTTTTGATACAGGAAGTAAATCACTTTGCTTAGACAAAGGAGCACATGGAAACCAGACCGTTACTGGCTTTGGACATGTAATGGGACACCCAGAAATCGTCATTGAACGTCTGTCGGAGGAACATGGAGTTGGGGTTTTGTTACAGGAGACAACATTAAAGCTAAATGATAAAGTGCAAATTATTCCAAATCATGCATGTACGGTGGTTAACCAGTTTGACGAATATGTGGTACACGAGAATGGTCGTGAGATGGATGTTTGGAAGGTAGATGCTCGAGGAATGGTTAAGTAAATTTAAGGTTTATTCAGACAGAGATGATACCCTCAGAACAAACCGGAGTCCGAAACAGGGTCTCATTAGGACAAAAACCACAGGGATAATCCAACCCAAGTCCGAATAAAGGGTGGATTAGAACAGGAGCCACTAGTGTAAGCAAATCGGAGTCCGAATCAGGATCTCATTAGGACAAAAACCGCTAGGATATGCCAACCCAAGTCCAAATAAAGGATGAATTAGGACAGAAGCCACTAGTGTAAGCAAACCGGAGTCCGAATCAGGATCTCATTAGGACAAAAACCGCTAGGATATGCCAACCCAAGTCCAAATAAAGGATGAATTAGGACAGAAGCCACTAGTGTAAGCAAACCGGAGTCCGAAACAGGGTCTCATTAGGACAAAAACCGCTAGGATATGCCAACCCAAGTCCAAATAAAGGATGAATTAGGACAGAAGCCGCTTGTGTAAGCTAACCGGAGTCCGAAACAGGGTCTCATTAGGACAAAAACCACTGAAAAGAACCAATCCAAGTCAGAAAAAAGGTGCTATTAAGACAGGAATAGCTTGTGTAATCGACTCGGAGTCCAATTGAAATTACAATTAAGACAGGAACCACTTCGATAATCGAAAGGGAGTTTAAATGATGGACAAGATCAAACAAACCGTCTTCATCACCAAGCATTACATTGCTAAAAGCTCTAAGTAACTAAAACAAAAAAATACTATGTTAAAATAAGTTCATTATTATTAATGAGGTGAACCCATTGTCCATAGAAAACATCGTCCAACAACAAATTGAATGTTACAACGCTGGAGATCTAGAAGGTTTCGCCAGTACATATTCCGATGACATCACTGTATACACTTTCCCAGACAATACCGTTACACTAAGCGGAAAGCAAGCACTGATCGAACGATATACAGAAACCTTTAAAAAGAACATGCACGCAGAAATTAAAAATCGCTCTATTGTCGGAAACAAAGTGATTGATTGGGAGTTTGCGACCAACGGGTTAACAGGTGAAACGGTGAGCTTAATGGCCATTTACGAGGTGGATAACAACCTTATTTCAAAGGTCTGGTTTATCAGAGAGTAAGCCTTATATAAATAAACTATATTTTTGCACAAATGAAAATTTTTAAAAAATCCGGTTGACTTATCCCATCACTCGTAATAGAATTAAGAAAATTTAAAAAGTTGAAACACAGTGAATGGGAGCATTAAGGATCATTTATTGTTTAGAGAGCTGTCGGTTGGTGAAAGACAGTCAATAAATCCCCCAACTCGCCCAGAAGTGGTAAGGCTGAAGTGGTAGTAGGCCTTAACGGATGACAACCGTAATCAAGTCATAAAGTGGGTTTGTTGTGTTTATGAACAAACCAAAAAGAGTGGTACCACGTAGGCAAAGCCTGTCGTCTCTTATGAGATGATGGGCTTTTTATATTTTCTGAAGAAAGGTCGTTGTGACAATGGAAAAATTTGAGAAGTACTCTAGAAGTTATTTTATGCCTCCTGTCAAAAGCATGAAGTGGATGGAGAAGGAATACATTACAGAAGCTCCTTTATGGTGTAGTGTGGATTTAAGGGACGGAAACCAAGCGTTAGTTGTTCCGTTAACACTTGAAGAAAAGCTAGAGTACTTCCAATTGCTCATAAAAATTGGGTTCAAAGAAATTGAAGTTGGCTTTCCAGCTGCCTCTGAAACGGAGTACACATTTTTACGTACATTGATTGAGCAAAACTTAATCCCAGACGATGTGACGATCCAAGTGCTAACACAATCAAGAGATCATATCATCAAGAAAACGTTCGAATCGCTTCAAGGTGTGAAAAAAGCGGTTGTTCACTTATATAATTCAACGTCTGTTGCTCAAAGAGAACAGGTTTTTAGAAAAACAAAAGAGGAAATCATTGATATTGCAGTAACAGGTGCGAAGCTACTACAGAAGTATGCGGCTGAAACAGAAGGGGAGTTTGTTTTCCAATATTCACCTGAGAGCTTTACCGGAACGGAAATGGAGTTTGCCTTAGATATTTGTAATCGAGTCCTTGACGTGTGGCAGCCAACAGTTGAGAACAAGGTGATAATTAATCTACCTGCAACGGTTTCTCACTCGATGCCACATGTGTATGCCAGCCAGATCGAGTACATCAGTGATCACTTAAGCTACCGAGACAACGTAATTCTTTCGATTCACCCGCATAATGACCGTGGCAGCGGAATTGCCGATGCTGAATTGGCGGTATTAGCAGGAGGACAACGAATTGAGGGAACATTGTTCGGAAACGGTGAAAGAACAGGGAATGTCGATATCGTTACACTAGCTCTGAACCTTTACTCACACGGTGTGGATCCAAAGCTAAACTTTGAAAATGTCATAGAAATCATGGAAACATATGAGCGCTTAACAAAGATGAAGGTTCATGAAAGACATCCGTATGCTGGGAAGCTTGTGTTTACGGCGTTCTCTGGTTCCCATCAAGATGCGATTACAAAGGGCTTTAAGTGGCGGGAAGAAAAGGAAAATGTAGCATGGAATGTTCCTTACTTAGTCATCGATCCTAAGGATATTGGAAGAGAATACGAGGGAGATATTATTCGTATCAATAGCCAATCGGGTAAAGGCGGAATTGGTTATCTTCTAGAACAGCAATACGGCTTTGATCTTCCACCGAAAATGCGGGAACACTTTGGGTATGCCGTCAAAAATGTTTCTGATCATGAAAATAAAGAGCTTATGCCAAATGAGATTTACAACATCTTTATCAATGGTTATGTGAATATTGCTGATCCAATTCAGTTCATTCAGTCTAAAACGGCTAAAAATGAAAACTATGATACGATCGTCACGGTTAAGTATGAAGGCATTGAAATGGATATTCCGGGTGTAGGTAATGGCCGCTTGGATGCGGTGAGCAATGCACTACAAACGAAGTTCGGGATCGAGGTTGCTGATTTAGAGTACAAACAGCATGCCCAAGAAATCGGCTCGAAATCCAATGCCGTCTCTTATATTGGCATAAAAGATCAAACCGGAAACGTCCATTGGGGCTGTGGAATTGACACAGATATTATGACTTCATCCATCCGTGCATTGTTTAGTGCCGTGAATTCTTTGGTGAAAAGCAATCAAAAAATAGAAGCCATTGCCCATAAATAACAGATATCGCTAAAAAAGCCTAAATCTTATTTGGATTTAGGCTTTTTACATGTAAGTCATTCTTAAGGTTTACTATATTTTGCTACTAAAATTCCCCTACTATGGAAAAAAAGACCTGTCCGATGTGGTATAATAGAGTAGACAATTGCATATAGGCAGGGTGGGCCGGTTGAGCCTTCCGTAGGGGAGGTGATAAATATCGTTGATTTGAATACCGCAATGTTTATGATATCGCTGGTAACTCTAATCATACTTTTGATTGATAAAATAAAAAAGTAAAACCCACCCTGATCTTGGCGGACAGGTGGGCTCTACTCAGAAAACACTAATGTTCATGCCAATCGCATCATTCTGCGATTATGCGTTGTCAAGGTAAGCGTAGTGTTTCGAGCACTGCGCTTATTTTTATTATTTGGAATATCTATCCTTATTATAGACTAATTTTATAAAAAAATAAATTAATTAAAATAAGTGTTTGATCCATTTTTTCTTCACATAGGTTTTTGCACTTGACATGTTTTACTGTAACGAATATTATTACAGTAAGAAAAACAATTCGTAGGAGGCAACCGATGAATAGTGATTTCACTCTAGCGATTCACAGTTTAACTCTTCTGGCGTTGCAGCCGGACCGAATGTCAACCAGTGAGTACATCGCGGAGAGTGCAGGAGTACATCCCGTTCGTATTCGCAAAGTGCTTAGCTTGTTAAAGAAGAATGGCTTTATCACATCAAAAGAAGGTACAGGTGGCGGATTTATTTTTGCCTTGGACTTGGATCAGGTTAATCTTTGGGATATTTATCAAATCACATCTGAAGGTGCTCTCCAGCCAAAATGTACAGAGTCTAACGGTCAGTGCATTGTAGGAGCGAATATGAAAAGCGTTCTATTCTCCATCTTTATGGGAGCAGAAGAACATCTAGGTGTATATTTGAAAGAATACACAATAAAAGAAGTAGTTGAATTAGTGAAACAAAAAGAAACATAATTAGCACGTTTCTTTTTCGAATAAATGTAATAAAAATCATTACAGATGAAAAAGGAGACCTACCCATGAAAGTGAAAATCAATCGTAATGCAGCGAAGGTTTTAAAGAAAATGTTGGAAAGTGAAGAGGCTCAAGGAAAGATGGTTCGTGTATACGTGACAGAAAATCATGTGAATCACGCACACTTTGACCTAAAGCTTGATACACCAACCGAGCATGATGAAATTGTAAAAACAGACAAAGATGTTGAAATTCTGTTAGATCGTCGTGAAAGCTTTTTAGATGGCGTATGGATTCAATATTTCTTTTTACCAAAAGAAGAATTTATGATTACGAATCCATCAACAGGATTTCACCAGCATTAATCACTAGGTAAAATGTAAAATAAAACATTACAGTTAAGGTGGTGCAACGTGATGAAACCTTTCCAAGTGGGAGATTGGGTAAGAGGGAAAACAAACTACGGGGAGTTGTTTCATGGCTATATTCAAAGCGATGAACCATTCTCACAGAACATGAAAGTCAGAGTCATCAAGAGTGACAATGAAGAAATGGAGGGAAAAGTGATCTCAGCGAATTCTATTAAAATGAGACGCTTAGAAACATCCGCAACCTATTCCAAGGATTCAATCCTTGCATTAATTGATATTGCCCTTTTGATCAAGGACAAAGAATGGTTTATGGAACTTACCTCCTTGTTAACGAAGCCAACCAAAATTGAAGCGCAAATGATTAATAAACCAGCGAACAATCGCATAGAAAAAAGACAGAACATATAAAGAAAGAGGGATAAACATGAGCATTGTGAACATTACTGATGATACGTTTAAAAATGAAATAAGCAACGGGTTAGTCCTTGTTGACTTCTGGGCACCTTGGTGTGGACCATGTAAAATGATTGCGCCTGTTCTAGAAGAAATCAACGAAGAAATGGGAGACCAAGTAAAAATTGCTAAACTAAATGTAGACGATAACCAAGTCACAACAGGTGAATTTGGAGTCATGAGTATTCCAACCCTGCTTTTATTTAAAGACGGGGAAGTGGTCGAAAAGGTTATAGGATTCCAGCCTAAGGAAAATCTAGTAGAGGTAATATCTAAACATCTTTAATAAAAAACGTGCCCTGCACCAAAAAGGAGTTTACCGATGAATCATTTATTCACCCCTTATGAAATCAAAGGATTATCATTAAAAAACCGTGTCGTAATGCCACCTATGTGCCAATATTCTGTTACGAATAAGGATGGAATTGCTACAGATTGGCATTATGTGCATTATGTAAGCCGCGCCATTGGTGGTGCCGGCCTAATCATTATTGAAATGACAGACGTAGAGCCAGACGGCCGCATTAGTGATTACGATTTAGGATTATGGTCTGACGAACAAATCCCTGCACTTGCTCGCATTGTGGAAGCTTGTCATCAGCACGGGGCAAAGGTAGGCATCCAAATTGCGCATGCTGGACGTAAAGCGCAGGATGCAACTGAACCCGTTGCACCATCTGCTATTCCGTTTGATGGGAATTCAAAAACACCAAGAGAACTTTCCACCGTGGAAGTAAAAGAAATGGTTGAAAAATTCCGTCTAGCCGTTCGACGTGCTGTTCAGGCGGGGGTTGACGTGATTGAACTTCACGGGGCACATGGATATTTGATTCACCAATTCACCTCTCCATTCACGAATAAAAGAACCGATGAATATGGTCAAGAGCTAACCAAGTTTGGCCGTGAAGTCATAGAAGCTGCAAAAAGCGAAATGCCTGAAGATATGCCTTTAATCATGCGAATCTCTGCTAGAGAGTATGTGGAAGGTGGATATGGTATTAATGAAAGCATCGAGTTCTCAAGAGTATTCCAGCAAGCGGGAGTAGATATGTTCCACGTAAGTGCGGGTGGAGAAGGACCAATCGCTGCTGCCGGTAAACCTGGCACACATGTGGCGTATCAAGTACCACTAGCAAGAGCAATCAAAGAAGAACTAAATATTCCCGTTATTGCCGTTGGTCGTTTAGATGAACCATCTCTTGCAAACTCCGTAATTGGAAATGAAGACGCCGATCTTGTCGCGGTTGGAAGAGGAATGCTAAGAAATCCTTATTGGGCAATCGAAGCAGCAACGGTATTAAAGAAGGATGTAGCATTACCGAAGCAGTATGAATTCGGTTTTCCTAGAAATTAAGGTTCACTTAGTCCATTTAGCTATAGCTAAATGGGCTTTTTATATTTGGAAAAAATAATTTCCTTTGAGTGCCATTCCTTCCATACTACGATATACTTATTTTGCATATTTTTACATTTTATACAATTTGCTAGGGAGAGATTTGATGACAAATATATATTTTGTGAGACACGCTCACTCTACCTATACACCTGATGAAATGGAAAGGCCTTTATCTGAAAAGGGCTATTTGGATGCTTTAAGGGTCACTGAGTTATTAATAGAAGAGAACATCGATGAGGTCGTTTCAAGCCCATACAAACGAGCCATTCAAACCGTGCAGGGGACGGCAGATTTTTTTCATAAAAAAATTGAGATAGTAGAAGAATGTAAAGAACGTCTATTAACTACATCTCCTGCTGAAAACTTTACCTATGTTATCACAAAGGTATGGAAGGACTACAACTTTACATGGGAGGGTGGCGATTCTAATTTCGTTGCACAAAAACGTGGTATAAAGGGTATTCATCGGATTTTGGATAAATAAGATGTACGTAACTCTTAGGAATCATGGAATCGAAGAGTTTTGTTTAGATTCTGGATATACAAGTGCACAAAAAATTAGGAAAAAGAAATATGGAGTACCAAGTTTTCTGTTGGAAAATTATTGGGGCCAAGGTGTACATCATATGATCTGGAGAATAAAGTTAGAATTTCAATAGCCATTACTTGTCCACAATCCATAATCAAATCCACACATACCCTAAGGGCATTAATCTAAGAAGGATTAATGCTCTATTTTTATCTAGTTGGTTCAACGGGTCCGTTGATTGATTTGCGCATATCGTGCAGATTATACCAATCTCTGAGAATCACAATATACTTATAGAAAGTTCACTTACGAAGGAGTTTTTACCATGCTTCACTCGTATATTCCTATAAATTTAATTCCATAATGGTTGAGATTTTTTTAAACCCTAGTGATTTATACAAGGCTTTAGCTGGATTTCCGGTGAATACATTGAGCTGAATAGTTTGTATTTCTTGCTCATAAAAGTTTTGGATGGCTGCTTTCATTAAATTTTTACCTATACCTGTCTTTCTATAAAAAGGAAATACATATAACTGGTCAATATGTCCGATTGCCTTACCTGTCAACTGATTCCAATCTATCGTTAACAAAATCCAGCCTTTTAGAATCCTGTTCTCCTCTTCAATCAAATAATAGCCCCCGTTATGAATAACTGGGAAAAACATGGTATAAGAATTTTCAAAACTATTAGGTAAATACCCCATAGAGCTCTCGTTAAGCACAGTTCCTGAAAGCCTAAGAATATAGTCAGTTTCTATTGCGTTTCCTTTTCTTATTGTCATAAGTGCACCTCAAATCAAACATATAATGAATAATATATATTTAAAGAAGTTTAATGGTGCCTGATTAACTCACTGACAAGTAAGAAATAACTTTGTTATCTAGGATTTATCGACTTATATGTAATAACAAGTGGGGAAAGAATGAGGATAGGAGTACTCCTAATGGTAAAAGAAAAATGCACTCTTTAAATAGAATGCATTTTTCTTCTAAAATATTATTTCGACTGAGCAGCCATCCATTCCATAATGGTAGTTGTTTTCCCGTCGATCATCGTAGTTGGTACGTTGTTGTAAACATAGATCCAAGACCAATGTCCAGGGTATTGGTATGGAGTACCATCTGCGTTTTTATATAGTCCTGACGTATCACGGACATCATCAAACAATGACAAATGAACATTGGTAGCTCCGGCATCAAGTAAACGGTTATAGGTTGGTATAGTGTTTTGTTCAGGTCGAAGAGTAGTGTCATTTTTCGCGTGTACAAACCAAATTGGCGTTTGTTTCAGAGCCTGAATATCATCATCCGAAATTAACGAATCATTTAATCCTTCACAGACAGGGTAGGCAGCTGCAAAATATCCTGGATAATCACGAACCATGAGCATGGTCATATATCCGCCGTTCGAAGCTCCGCCAATATAGATGCGATCTGGATCCACATCTTTATGATTGGCCACATAATCTTCAATTAAAGCCATAAGAGCCTCTTGATAAATGGACGTTCCATCAGCAGAGCCAGTAACACCTTGCATCCATCTAGTTGGTGTTTGAGGTGCTAATACATGAGCACCATCAAAGTAGGCCTGGATTTCTTCTGAAGCAAAGGCAGCAGCTTTATTAGCTGAAAGAGGAATGGTTGTATCTGTACCACCTTCACCGCCACCGTGCAGCCAAATGACTAGTGGATTCTTTTCTTGTCCTTTAGTTTTTTGAGGTTCATAGTTTGCATAAGTTAAAGTCGTATCTTCATGCGTGAAACTTCCAGATGAGAAATCGTCAACTAACTCTCTCGTTCCTCCATCACTTGAAGTTACAACTAATCCTGAAATCTTTCCTGAATTGTATACAATATCCTTCACTTGCGTAATTGTATATTCACTATCAACCCAATCGTTAAATCGATAGTAATTCAGAGCAGATCCTAATGTTACAGTTGGTCCTATCTCCATTTCTAATACAACGTATTTCCCTCTCACAGCAGGGTTTCCATTTGCATCAGAAACATAAGCGTTGGTAACCTTTCGATTTCCTTCCTCTAAAAATGGATTGGCCAATCTGTCGTCACTTCTTTTCACATGAACGTTAAACGTATCTTTTGTGACCGAATTCTGGGGGATAGGGGTGTTAAGATCGACGATGACCTTTGTAATAGCGGCGCCCCAGTCTTCAATTTCTGTGACGGTTCGATAAGTGGACGAGTTTGTGTCTAATTGGTTAGCAGCGGATGCATCAAGAGTGAATGAAAAGGTCATGGCAGCAGCAAAAGTTACCATCATAGCGGATTTTACACGTTTTTTCATTGTTTTTAACATGTTCTTCTTTTTCCTCCTTTGTGTTAACAAGTATGGGCACAGAAACACTACATTAGGAAAAAAGATAATCCCTCCTCTATTAGATTGTATGTAAGCCCTTACAAATTAAAGGTTATCATGAAGAGGACGATAGGATAAGGGCTGATGTATAGCAATTTTTTGTGTTTACGAGTATTTTTTTATTATATTCAGAAAATTAAAATAAATATTAAATTAGCAAGAGTCGTATTACCTAATAATGAAGATCAACAGCGAATTACTTTCTCAAAATCCCTAAATATTCCTTCCACGGACCAACATCGGTTTGGTATCGTTTAGCCATCACACGTACAATTTGTGCCATATGGGTTAGATCATGTACGACCCATGTGGTGATCAACTCTCTTACCTTTACCACACCAAAAGCAGGATGGATGCCAGTTAACTCAAGATGTTCCTCTGGATCAACCAATTCTTTCAGCTTTTTGATATTTTGCTCTCTCAATCTTTTATACTGTGTAAACTTTTCCTTCAAACTTTGCTCAGACTTTTGGTCTAAGTGGGCAAAGCGGTCAAAAGGGGGAAAGGGTTTGCTTTTACCGTCTTCTAGGATCATTTGTAAACGAGGAATCCAATTTGTTTTTTCTCCATTAATCAGATGATCAATGACTTCTACGGCATTCCATGTTCCTTCACCTTCACAACTTTCGAGCCAGCCGTCAGATAAACCAACAAGGAACGTTTCTAGGGTGTGGGGTGTTTTTTCCAATACCTCAATCGCTTCTTCAAGTGTAAAATTCATAACTTTTCTCCTTTCCGAATATATAAGGATTCTGGGAACATTGTATAATTAAAATATATACTTTTTTACATAGGGAGAGGCTTTTATGACACAAATCACGTTCAATGATATTCATAAAGTAGGTCATAATATACACGAAACAGAAACATTCACGCATTTCCACTATCCAGAAATGCTATCAAGATATAATAGTAATTTTATAGAATACAAAGCATGGGTATCAAAGGAAGAGTTCTTACGTGATATAAAATATTTACGAGATTTTCATGTAAAAAATAGCCAAAAGCATGTGAAGTTTTATTTTCCAGCTGGGGGAGAAATCCCTGATCACATAAAGGCCGTTTTAACTGAAAATGGATTTGAAGTAGAAAAAATGGAATTATACACAATACAGCCAAGCTTGTTTCCACGCGTGGAATCTCACCCAGATATCAGCATTCAACCGGTAAACGACGCTAACTGTGAAGACTTTTTATCCTTACAGTACCAGCAGGATATTCAATTTGGAACGAACTTTGCCGTGGAAAAGATTGCATTGTATAAGCGATTCTTTGAAGATCCTAAAATCGTCCAGTTGCTGGCTTATTACAAAGGAATACCAGTCGGTTCTGTACATTTAATTCTATCCGAAGGCACAGTTGAAATCGATGATTTTTCGGTAAAACCTGATTATCAACGAAAAGGGATCGGTAGTAGGTTACAAAAATACGTCATGGAACATTATTTAGATAAAACGGTTATTTTAGTGGCGGAAGGTAGCGATACGCCAAGAGACATGTATCAAAGACAAAATTACCAATTGATTGACTTTCAATATGAAGCAACGAAAGTCTATGAATCATAAGAAAAGGAAAAATGCTGTTACACATTTGGATTTTG containing:
- a CDS encoding nuclear transport factor 2 family protein; protein product: MSIENIVQQQIECYNAGDLEGFASTYSDDITVYTFPDNTVTLSGKQALIERYTETFKKNMHAEIKNRSIVGNKVIDWEFATNGLTGETVSLMAIYEVDNNLISKVWFIRE
- a CDS encoding 2-isopropylmalate synthase produces the protein MEKFEKYSRSYFMPPVKSMKWMEKEYITEAPLWCSVDLRDGNQALVVPLTLEEKLEYFQLLIKIGFKEIEVGFPAASETEYTFLRTLIEQNLIPDDVTIQVLTQSRDHIIKKTFESLQGVKKAVVHLYNSTSVAQREQVFRKTKEEIIDIAVTGAKLLQKYAAETEGEFVFQYSPESFTGTEMEFALDICNRVLDVWQPTVENKVIINLPATVSHSMPHVYASQIEYISDHLSYRDNVILSIHPHNDRGSGIADAELAVLAGGQRIEGTLFGNGERTGNVDIVTLALNLYSHGVDPKLNFENVIEIMETYERLTKMKVHERHPYAGKLVFTAFSGSHQDAITKGFKWREEKENVAWNVPYLVIDPKDIGREYEGDIIRINSQSGKGGIGYLLEQQYGFDLPPKMREHFGYAVKNVSDHENKELMPNEIYNIFINGYVNIADPIQFIQSKTAKNENYDTIVTVKYEGIEMDIPGVGNGRLDAVSNALQTKFGIEVADLEYKQHAQEIGSKSNAVSYIGIKDQTGNVHWGCGIDTDIMTSSIRALFSAVNSLVKSNQKIEAIAHK
- a CDS encoding RrF2 family transcriptional regulator → MNSDFTLAIHSLTLLALQPDRMSTSEYIAESAGVHPVRIRKVLSLLKKNGFITSKEGTGGGFIFALDLDQVNLWDIYQITSEGALQPKCTESNGQCIVGANMKSVLFSIFMGAEEHLGVYLKEYTIKEVVELVKQKET
- a CDS encoding iron-sulfur cluster assembly accessory protein — translated: MKVKINRNAAKVLKKMLESEEAQGKMVRVYVTENHVNHAHFDLKLDTPTEHDEIVKTDKDVEILLDRRESFLDGVWIQYFFLPKEEFMITNPSTGFHQH
- a CDS encoding IDEAL domain-containing protein, which gives rise to MKPFQVGDWVRGKTNYGELFHGYIQSDEPFSQNMKVRVIKSDNEEMEGKVISANSIKMRRLETSATYSKDSILALIDIALLIKDKEWFMELTSLLTKPTKIEAQMINKPANNRIEKRQNI
- the trxA gene encoding thioredoxin → MSIVNITDDTFKNEISNGLVLVDFWAPWCGPCKMIAPVLEEINEEMGDQVKIAKLNVDDNQVTTGEFGVMSIPTLLLFKDGEVVEKVIGFQPKENLVEVISKHL
- a CDS encoding NADH:flavin oxidoreductase/NADH oxidase, with protein sequence MNHLFTPYEIKGLSLKNRVVMPPMCQYSVTNKDGIATDWHYVHYVSRAIGGAGLIIIEMTDVEPDGRISDYDLGLWSDEQIPALARIVEACHQHGAKVGIQIAHAGRKAQDATEPVAPSAIPFDGNSKTPRELSTVEVKEMVEKFRLAVRRAVQAGVDVIELHGAHGYLIHQFTSPFTNKRTDEYGQELTKFGREVIEAAKSEMPEDMPLIMRISAREYVEGGYGINESIEFSRVFQQAGVDMFHVSAGGEGPIAAAGKPGTHVAYQVPLARAIKEELNIPVIAVGRLDEPSLANSVIGNEDADLVAVGRGMLRNPYWAIEAATVLKKDVALPKQYEFGFPRN
- a CDS encoding histidine phosphatase family protein, with translation MTNIYFVRHAHSTYTPDEMERPLSEKGYLDALRVTELLIEENIDEVVSSPYKRAIQTVQGTADFFHKKIEIVEECKERLLTTSPAENFTYVITKVWKDYNFTWEGGDSNFVAQKRGIKGIHRILDK
- a CDS encoding GNAT family N-acetyltransferase, whose protein sequence is MTIRKGNAIETDYILRLSGTVLNESSMGYLPNSFENSYTMFFPVIHNGGYYLIEEENRILKGWILLTIDWNQLTGKAIGHIDQLYVFPFYRKTGIGKNLMKAAIQNFYEQEIQTIQLNVFTGNPAKALYKSLGFKKISTIMELNL
- a CDS encoding prolyl oligopeptidase family serine peptidase gives rise to the protein MLKTMKKRVKSAMMVTFAAAMTFSFTLDASAANQLDTNSSTYRTVTEIEDWGAAITKVIVDLNTPIPQNSVTKDTFNVHVKRSDDRLANPFLEEGNRKVTNAYVSDANGNPAVRGKYVVLEMEIGPTVTLGSALNYYRFNDWVDSEYTITQVKDIVYNSGKISGLVVTSSDGGTRELVDDFSSGSFTHEDTTLTYANYEPQKTKGQEKNPLVIWLHGGGEGGTDTTIPLSANKAAAFASEEIQAYFDGAHVLAPQTPTRWMQGVTGSADGTSIYQEALMALIEDYVANHKDVDPDRIYIGGASNGGYMTMLMVRDYPGYFAAAYPVCEGLNDSLISDDDIQALKQTPIWFVHAKNDTTLRPEQNTIPTYNRLLDAGATNVHLSLFDDVRDTSGLYKNADGTPYQYPGHWSWIYVYNNVPTTMIDGKTTTIMEWMAAQSK
- a CDS encoding DinB family protein, with translation MNFTLEEAIEVLEKTPHTLETFLVGLSDGWLESCEGEGTWNAVEVIDHLINGEKTNWIPRLQMILEDGKSKPFPPFDRFAHLDQKSEQSLKEKFTQYKRLREQNIKKLKELVDPEEHLELTGIHPAFGVVKVRELITTWVVHDLTHMAQIVRVMAKRYQTDVGPWKEYLGILRK
- a CDS encoding GNAT family N-acetyltransferase, yielding MTQITFNDIHKVGHNIHETETFTHFHYPEMLSRYNSNFIEYKAWVSKEEFLRDIKYLRDFHVKNSQKHVKFYFPAGGEIPDHIKAVLTENGFEVEKMELYTIQPSLFPRVESHPDISIQPVNDANCEDFLSLQYQQDIQFGTNFAVEKIALYKRFFEDPKIVQLLAYYKGIPVGSVHLILSEGTVEIDDFSVKPDYQRKGIGSRLQKYVMEHYLDKTVILVAEGSDTPRDMYQRQNYQLIDFQYEATKVYES